In one window of Candidatus Scalindua sp. DNA:
- a CDS encoding glycine zipper domain-containing protein, with translation MNRKIFLSLTGIALVAIFTAGCLTTTQKSAGVGTGVGAALGAGIGAIVGDPALGAAIGAGAGALGGAMIGDHRDNTREKREKADLQRQLELEKQSSSGQGKNYIEGHYEYVKKREWVDTSKKERVWVEERVDGDRRIEGHYEDRLVPSGHWNEYEEKTWIPAHYE, from the coding sequence ATGAATCGCAAAATATTTCTTTCATTAACAGGTATTGCTCTGGTAGCGATTTTTACCGCAGGTTGCTTGACAACTACACAGAAAAGTGCAGGTGTGGGAACCGGTGTGGGGGCAGCACTCGGAGCAGGTATAGGTGCAATTGTAGGCGATCCAGCATTGGGTGCCGCAATAGGTGCCGGTGCGGGTGCCTTGGGAGGGGCTATGATTGGAGACCATAGGGATAACACAAGGGAAAAGAGAGAAAAAGCTGATTTGCAAAGACAGCTTGAACTTGAAAAACAATCCAGTTCCGGCCAGGGGAAAAATTATATTGAAGGCCACTATGAATATGTAAAAAAAAGAGAGTGGGTCGATACTTCAAAAAAAGAGAGAGTATGGGTCGAAGAGCGTGTTGACGGTGACAGAAGGATCGAGGGACACTATGAAGATAGACTTGTACCTTCAGGACATTGGAATGAATATGAAGAGAAGACATGGATTCCGGCTCACTATGAATAA
- a CDS encoding DUF58 domain-containing protein, producing the protein MLADIFDATFLRKLESLCIGCRKTYLGSRKGNYEMVNKRGSSIEFADYQEYVPGDDFRYIDWNIYGRLDKLLIKTFKEEVELSVHILMDSSRSMLFPKEDNKFDYAKNLAIALSYIALSSKNSVRVAKLADGDSVLNTRTPFFQKKENIFKISDFLDNIVPEGKLDFFNSIVKYVYDVKRTRGTVVMISDFMLEPEVYRKGLNFLRYKNYDIKVIQILGETELDPFSKIKKGHIVDVETSEKRSVVFSEANRRRYKNSLEEHNSQLQRFCRVNKIIYSLAKTHIKFEDFILRELPRIGFVR; encoded by the coding sequence ATGCTTGCGGATATTTTTGATGCTACTTTTCTGCGAAAGCTTGAATCGCTCTGTATTGGATGCAGGAAAACTTACCTTGGTAGCCGAAAAGGGAATTATGAAATGGTGAACAAGAGAGGATCCAGTATCGAATTTGCCGATTACCAGGAATATGTTCCCGGAGACGATTTTCGATATATCGATTGGAATATTTATGGACGACTTGACAAGCTGCTGATAAAAACGTTTAAAGAAGAGGTAGAGCTTTCTGTTCATATCCTTATGGATTCCAGCAGGTCAATGCTGTTCCCGAAAGAAGATAATAAATTTGATTATGCAAAGAATCTTGCGATTGCATTAAGTTATATAGCATTATCAAGCAAAAATAGTGTCAGGGTAGCGAAACTGGCGGATGGAGACTCTGTTCTCAATACCCGGACACCATTTTTCCAGAAGAAGGAAAATATCTTCAAGATCTCAGACTTTTTAGACAACATTGTCCCGGAAGGAAAACTGGACTTTTTTAATTCTATCGTTAAATACGTATACGACGTAAAGCGGACGAGGGGAACTGTTGTGATGATATCTGATTTCATGCTGGAGCCGGAAGTCTACAGGAAAGGTTTAAACTTTTTACGATATAAGAATTACGATATCAAGGTGATCCAAATTTTAGGTGAGACGGAGTTAGACCCATTTTCAAAGATCAAGAAAGGCCATATCGTTGACGTGGAGACAAGTGAAAAGAGGTCTGTCGTTTTTTCCGAAGCTAATCGAAGGCGATACAAAAACTCGTTAGAAGAGCATAATAGTCAGCTCCAGCGCTTTTGCAGGGTTAATAAGATAATATACTCGTTAGCGAAGACACATATCAAGTTTGAAGATTTTATTTTACGGGAGTTACCGAGAATCGGGTTTGTAAGGTAA
- a CDS encoding VWA domain-containing protein, translating into MEYQFTNPEFLKLLYLLPVFWVSAMMGYRRVSITRTILAILLRTSVFLLIILVLAGFGWEEKSKREISAVFLMDMSDSISPESKEWMWNYVKDTEKNMDRKIKKSLVFFGSESKIITPEFKEALHLEKVREENKELTVPTDRTDISSGIMATLGMMPEGSSRIVVLLSDGNENLGDALRAARLAANNDIKVFTVAPPEQKKSEIFIKVINVPKDVTEGETFDVQVVVENKNEMAVKGSVTVHKEANLLKEWKTEFKSGTNIFEIPYKGERKGFAKFVANINVEDRDTDSDLGNNNKITFVNITGKARMLYIRGSKTKKTFIPDALKDKTIAVDIVSPAKIPRTLEEYLEYDCLIFSNVSRNSLDNQQMDLIKKYVEDFGGGFVMTSGDNVFAKNGYTDTPVEEILPVRIVGGAPPKEEKRTRLSIILIIDKSGSMLGKKMLFAKKASIELIKQLTKNDQFGIVAFDTSPYVVLPLQPIEEGKKELIRKLSVLRADGGTDIFPALDIAHKQIVQTNAEANHVILLSDGNTRSIYYQYGALISKLQQANITVSTIALGQWLVNTKLLRDIAEKTKGRFYQISDVIKLPRLIIQDSEKFISQSDFHEVHFYPIMNQKSQILQGIYKEQLPPLKGYTVTEAKDKAEVPLTTDITGKTDPILANWRYGLGKTVMYASDAEARWSSKWINWSKFDKFWSQIVHWAMRDISKTDYNLKVEAKDDSTSLLIESSRGLEEDTKMHVSILTPEDDGKELNLKQIAPQRFTTELHDVVPGTYMLKIAKIKDKKVTDLKIKGFIVPEKVVSRPREFSDTGNNIPVLKSIAEVTGGIHNPGKDELVVEEKEIIRIRDLAHYLIPLAMILFIFDIAARKYNRKLA; encoded by the coding sequence ATGGAATACCAGTTTACGAATCCGGAATTTTTAAAGCTTCTGTATCTGTTACCTGTTTTCTGGGTATCGGCAATGATGGGCTATCGGCGGGTATCCATAACGAGGACTATACTTGCCATTCTTTTACGTACATCTGTATTCCTTCTCATTATCCTCGTATTAGCCGGATTCGGGTGGGAGGAGAAATCTAAACGTGAAATCAGTGCTGTATTTCTTATGGATATGTCAGACAGTATTTCTCCGGAGAGTAAAGAGTGGATGTGGAATTATGTAAAAGACACAGAAAAAAATATGGATAGAAAAATAAAAAAAAGTTTGGTGTTTTTCGGAAGTGAGTCTAAAATAATCACACCGGAATTCAAAGAGGCTCTACACCTGGAAAAGGTACGGGAAGAGAATAAAGAACTTACCGTACCTACCGATAGGACAGATATATCAAGTGGTATAATGGCTACCCTTGGTATGATGCCCGAAGGCTCTTCAAGAATTGTTGTTCTTCTTTCAGATGGGAATGAAAATCTGGGAGATGCCTTGAGAGCAGCAAGGCTGGCGGCAAACAATGATATCAAGGTCTTCACCGTTGCACCCCCTGAGCAAAAAAAGAGTGAGATATTCATAAAAGTAATCAACGTGCCCAAAGATGTTACTGAAGGTGAAACATTTGATGTCCAGGTTGTAGTTGAAAATAAAAATGAAATGGCTGTTAAGGGAAGTGTAACAGTCCATAAAGAAGCGAATCTCTTGAAAGAGTGGAAAACCGAGTTTAAAAGCGGTACCAATATTTTTGAGATTCCGTACAAAGGTGAGAGAAAAGGGTTTGCTAAATTTGTTGCCAATATAAATGTTGAAGACCGTGATACTGACAGTGATTTGGGAAATAATAATAAAATCACATTCGTGAATATAACGGGCAAGGCACGGATGCTATACATAAGGGGATCAAAAACAAAAAAAACGTTTATACCAGATGCGCTGAAAGATAAAACAATTGCCGTTGATATTGTAAGTCCCGCCAAAATCCCGAGGACTCTTGAGGAGTATTTGGAATACGATTGTTTGATTTTTTCGAACGTATCGAGAAACTCATTGGACAACCAGCAAATGGACCTGATTAAAAAATATGTAGAGGATTTTGGTGGTGGCTTTGTTATGACGAGCGGAGACAATGTTTTTGCCAAAAATGGCTACACAGATACGCCGGTTGAAGAAATCTTACCTGTCAGGATAGTTGGCGGAGCACCACCGAAAGAGGAAAAGCGGACAAGGCTTTCAATCATATTAATCATTGATAAATCCGGCAGCATGCTGGGAAAGAAGATGCTCTTTGCTAAAAAGGCATCTATTGAGCTTATTAAGCAGTTAACAAAAAATGATCAATTTGGTATTGTTGCGTTTGACACCTCACCATACGTTGTACTGCCGCTTCAACCCATCGAAGAGGGAAAAAAAGAACTTATCAGAAAGTTGAGTGTACTGCGGGCGGATGGTGGAACAGACATCTTTCCCGCTCTCGATATTGCACATAAACAAATTGTCCAGACAAATGCAGAAGCAAACCATGTTATTTTACTTTCAGATGGAAACACTCGATCTATCTACTACCAGTATGGTGCCCTTATTAGCAAGTTGCAACAGGCAAACATAACAGTTTCAACAATTGCCTTGGGACAATGGCTTGTGAATACGAAATTATTAAGAGATATTGCTGAAAAGACAAAAGGGAGATTTTATCAAATATCAGATGTAATTAAACTTCCCAGATTGATCATACAGGATTCAGAAAAATTTATATCACAATCAGATTTTCATGAAGTACATTTTTATCCTATCATGAACCAGAAAAGCCAGATTTTACAAGGTATTTACAAGGAGCAACTTCCTCCTCTCAAAGGGTATACGGTAACTGAGGCAAAGGACAAAGCCGAAGTGCCGTTGACGACAGATATCACGGGGAAAACAGACCCTATACTGGCAAATTGGAGATATGGGCTCGGCAAGACGGTAATGTATGCCTCTGATGCAGAGGCGAGGTGGTCTTCAAAGTGGATTAATTGGTCAAAGTTTGACAAGTTCTGGTCTCAAATCGTGCATTGGGCAATGAGAGATATTTCAAAAACTGATTATAATCTTAAGGTCGAAGCAAAAGATGACTCAACTTCTTTGCTTATTGAGTCATCCAGGGGTCTTGAAGAGGATACAAAGATGCATGTCAGCATATTAACTCCCGAAGATGATGGCAAGGAGCTCAATCTGAAGCAAATAGCACCTCAGAGATTTACAACAGAATTGCACGATGTTGTTCCGGGAACGTACATGCTCAAGATAGCAAAAATAAAAGACAAGAAAGTTACAGACTTGAAGATCAAGGGGTTCATTGTACCAGAGAAAGTGGTGAGCAGACCACGGGAATTTTCTGATACCGGTAACAATATACCTGTTCTCAAGAGCATCGCGGAGGTCACAGGTGGTATCCACAATCCAGGAAAGGATGAGCTTGTGGTAGAGGAGAAAGAGATAATCAGGATTAGAGACCTGGCACATTATCTCATACCTTTGGCAATGATCCTGTTTATCTTCGACATAGCTGCCAGAAAGTATAATCGAAAATTAGCATGA
- a CDS encoding MoxR family ATPase: MHKNEDEIGIKEEIAIFQKVFNGLCDEIGKEIVGNREIIKAVLTAFFAGGHVLLEGVPGLGKTLLVKSLSKALGFNFNRIQFTPDLMPADIIGTQIVVERSEGRKEFEFSAGPIFSNIILADEINRATPKTQSAMLEAMEEGQVTVSGKTHILVNPFFVLATQNPIEMEGTYTLPEAQLDRFFFKVNLSFPDSNELKQILRQTTVNEKYAIQPLFDQKNAATKVAEMKKLVRNVLVSSKVEDYVVKIISMTHPDSPEISSQTSGRDDTIDLIKRYVTYGSSPRGAQSVVLAAKVRALLDNRANISYDDVDKVAVDSLNHRLLLNFEADADSIKSKDIIESILEKAKESR, translated from the coding sequence ATGCATAAAAATGAAGATGAGATCGGCATAAAGGAAGAGATAGCGATTTTTCAGAAAGTATTCAATGGTCTGTGTGATGAGATTGGCAAAGAGATAGTAGGAAATAGAGAAATCATAAAGGCTGTCCTGACAGCTTTTTTTGCTGGAGGACATGTTCTTCTTGAAGGGGTTCCCGGTCTGGGTAAAACTTTACTTGTAAAGTCTTTAAGCAAGGCGCTCGGCTTCAATTTCAACAGGATACAATTTACTCCTGATCTGATGCCAGCCGATATTATTGGTACTCAGATAGTTGTGGAAAGGAGTGAGGGGAGAAAGGAGTTTGAATTTTCCGCAGGCCCCATATTCTCTAACATTATTCTTGCGGACGAAATCAATCGTGCAACGCCAAAAACACAATCTGCCATGTTAGAGGCTATGGAAGAAGGACAGGTCACGGTCTCCGGCAAAACCCATATATTAGTAAACCCTTTTTTTGTTTTGGCAACCCAGAATCCAATTGAGATGGAAGGTACGTACACTTTACCGGAGGCCCAGCTGGATAGATTTTTCTTTAAAGTCAATCTCTCTTTTCCAGATAGTAATGAACTGAAGCAGATATTAAGGCAGACAACTGTCAACGAAAAATATGCTATTCAACCACTTTTTGATCAAAAAAACGCTGCAACAAAGGTTGCAGAAATGAAAAAATTGGTGAGAAATGTCTTGGTCTCATCGAAAGTAGAGGATTATGTTGTAAAAATAATATCGATGACACATCCAGATAGTCCAGAGATCAGCAGTCAGACATCAGGGAGAGATGATACGATAGATCTTATTAAACGGTATGTAACCTATGGATCAAGCCCGCGTGGTGCACAGTCTGTTGTCTTGGCAGCAAAGGTGAGGGCCCTTTTAGACAACAGGGCAAACATAAGCTATGATGACGTTGATAAGGTTGCGGTGGATTCCCTTAATCACAGATTACTCTTAAATTTTGAAGCAGATGCTGATAGTATTAAATCAAAAGACATTATAGAGAGTATACTGGAGAAGGCGAAGGAAAGTAGATAG
- a CDS encoding VWA domain-containing protein: MGFINLIAFGYLSLFGFVVLLYFFSKKKNVVEVPSMMPWLVLKEDVVRSRLFRIDILFLLQLLLILLLVFFLARPYLKSSIINISGKNVILIIDSSASMQTLESNGSRFDQAKADALKMVGKLGQGDMMMVVSTDSSSRILTEFTKDRQKLNKVLENLRPTDTGTNLEEGVSLGISFLKNVERGEIYVLTDRSPSSIDYSRQEGYNIQFTSYGKNTENVAITSFDIYQDMFKDYTEREAYVTVKNYSQGNKDVTVNVLLNNELIKKIEIELLSGEHKTLRIDNLFASGILKAEIETDDFLSVDNTAYAIVNEIKPIKILLVSDDSRLENELEKIQNSTHRIRLKRIKTTDYVHGVTGNYDVAIFHRYLPNMNPDVNSLYVSPPAAASYPESEIKGKDNLFLRSLFTIMRSSKNARIIDWDSTHPTMRHLDHLDNLSIQDVVEMKPPAWSTPVIKIAGTPKDATVAFAGENEGKRTMVFGFDLSSFDFSESKNLKILIMILNIIEWLNPYEKEESLRILTGGQYLVNYIKQGEIKLLNPKGETEIYRLKNDVKEHVVLNKVEYVGEYTISGSNIQRKFVANLFDDNESDLMSETTDNLELSFEESEISTTIEDTKNEFGRYLLMLTPFILLLEWLMYYKKVRTGTA; encoded by the coding sequence ATGGGATTTATTAATCTGATAGCCTTTGGTTATCTATCATTATTTGGGTTTGTTGTACTCCTCTATTTTTTCAGTAAAAAAAAGAATGTGGTAGAAGTACCAAGCATGATGCCATGGTTGGTATTAAAAGAGGATGTGGTACGGAGCAGGCTGTTCAGAATCGATATTCTCTTTCTGCTACAGCTGCTTTTGATACTCCTTCTTGTATTTTTTCTTGCTCGTCCATACCTGAAATCCAGCATTATCAATATTTCCGGGAAAAATGTCATCCTTATTATTGATTCATCCGCCAGCATGCAGACATTGGAAAGCAACGGTTCCCGTTTTGACCAGGCAAAGGCTGATGCCCTCAAGATGGTCGGTAAATTGGGCCAAGGGGATATGATGATGGTTGTGTCTACAGACTCTTCTTCCAGGATTCTGACTGAATTTACAAAAGACAGGCAGAAGTTGAACAAAGTATTAGAGAATCTGAGACCGACAGATACGGGGACAAATCTCGAAGAAGGTGTCAGCCTTGGTATTTCTTTTCTTAAAAATGTTGAGAGAGGTGAGATTTATGTATTAACAGACCGGTCTCCGTCCTCAATAGATTATTCTCGACAGGAGGGGTACAATATACAATTCACGAGCTATGGGAAAAATACCGAAAACGTTGCCATCACTTCCTTTGATATATACCAGGATATGTTCAAGGATTACACAGAACGTGAGGCGTATGTTACGGTAAAAAACTATTCACAGGGGAATAAAGATGTCACTGTTAACGTGTTATTGAACAACGAATTGATTAAAAAAATAGAAATAGAATTACTCAGCGGTGAGCATAAAACGTTAAGAATTGACAATCTGTTTGCATCCGGAATTTTAAAGGCTGAAATTGAGACAGATGATTTTCTTTCAGTTGATAATACTGCTTACGCGATAGTAAATGAAATAAAACCAATCAAAATTCTATTGGTTTCAGATGACAGCAGGCTTGAAAATGAATTAGAGAAAATACAGAATAGTACACACCGTATAAGGTTGAAGAGAATTAAGACAACCGATTATGTGCATGGTGTTACCGGTAACTATGATGTTGCAATCTTTCATAGATATCTGCCGAATATGAATCCGGACGTAAACTCTCTCTATGTGTCACCCCCGGCAGCTGCATCATATCCTGAATCAGAAATTAAGGGGAAAGACAATCTTTTCCTTCGCTCTCTCTTCACCATCATGAGGTCAAGTAAGAATGCCCGGATAATTGACTGGGACAGCACACATCCTACAATGCGGCACCTGGACCATCTTGATAATCTAAGCATTCAGGATGTTGTTGAGATGAAGCCTCCTGCCTGGTCAACTCCCGTTATAAAAATAGCAGGAACACCGAAGGATGCTACGGTAGCTTTTGCCGGTGAGAATGAGGGGAAAAGAACAATGGTGTTTGGTTTTGACTTGAGTAGCTTTGACTTTTCTGAGTCGAAAAATCTGAAGATTCTCATCATGATCCTAAATATCATTGAATGGCTGAATCCATATGAAAAAGAAGAGAGTCTCAGGATATTAACCGGTGGGCAATATCTTGTGAACTATATAAAGCAGGGTGAGATTAAATTGCTGAACCCTAAAGGAGAAACAGAGATTTATCGTTTGAAAAATGATGTAAAAGAACATGTGGTTCTTAATAAGGTAGAATATGTAGGTGAGTATACAATTTCTGGATCGAACATCCAGAGAAAATTTGTGGCAAATCTTTTCGATGATAATGAGTCTGACCTTATGTCCGAAACAACAGACAATCTGGAACTCAGTTTTGAAGAGAGTGAAATCTCAACAACCATTGAAGACACAAAGAATGAATTTGGCAGATATCTCCTCATGCTTACACCTTTTATTCTTCTGCTTGAGTGGTTAATGTACTATAAAAAAGTAAGGACAGGGACAGCGTAG